A single window of Nitrospirota bacterium DNA harbors:
- the cutA gene encoding divalent-cation tolerance protein CutA produces MQSLVVLVTTASEEEAARIGRALVEEKLAACVNILGNVRSIFTWEGEVQSEAEALMVVKTGEHLFEALADRVRELHSYAVPEVIALPIRLGLREYLKWMKEVTRP; encoded by the coding sequence ATGCAATCCCTTGTGGTCCTGGTCACCACTGCGAGCGAGGAGGAAGCAGCCCGCATCGGCCGGGCCCTGGTAGAGGAGAAGCTGGCCGCCTGCGTGAACATCCTGGGCAATGTCCGCTCGATATTCACCTGGGAGGGCGAGGTGCAGAGCGAGGCGGAAGCGCTCATGGTGGTCAAGACCGGCGAGCACCTCTTCGAGGCGCTGGCAGACAGGGTGCGGGAGCTTCACAGCTACGCGGTCCCCGAGGTCATCGCCCTGCCCATACGGCTGGGCTTGCGGGAATATCTCAAGTGGATGAAGGAGGTGACCCGGCCGTGA